ATCACGGCATTCAGCTTGGTTTACAGGGAGTACCGTTTTTTGTGATTAATCAAAAATACGTTATATCTGGTGCACAGCAACCGGCTACGTTTCTTGAGACATTAAACAACGCTTGGGAAGAAGAAGTTGCCACAAAACAAGATCAACCTGCAAATGATGCTTGTTCTGATGGCCTATGCAAAATGTAAAATAAAAAATCACCTGCCCTCCTTTAGGGGTCAGGTGATTTTTTATTATGTTGACTTGCTCATTTTATTTGCAACGACGGTAAATACAAAAGCACTCACAAGTGAAGCTAGCATAGCTAGGATGAAGCCTGCCACATGATCTGAGAGGCCAGGTGCTGCAAAGGATGGTACGTAGGCTGTTCCCCTCAGGTTAAAGATTCCTACCACTGCTCCACCTATTCCGGCAGATATAAGTGCTCCAATAAAAACAAGTCTGCTAGCAAACATAAATGGATATGCTGACTCAACAAATGTACCAAAAATCATATTAATACCAAAGGATGGACCAGCTGCTGCTGCCTCTCCGCGTCTTCTCGGAAAAATTATATTAGCTAGGTTAATACCCGCTGCAACCATCACAAGCCCTACCATATCTATTGCACCGAGAAAGCTATTGCCCGTGTTCTCCATCTCGAGCAATACAATTGGTAAAATAGCCGCGTGATAGATCCCACCAATGATTGCCGGCCAGATTAGTAGACCGGCTACAATACCCGCGAGAATCGGATTAAATGAGATGGTTGTATCGATCGCTAAACGAATCCAATCTCCTACCTGAAGCGCAATTGGTCCTAAAACAAAGAAAACAACTAAACCAGGAATCAAGCCACCAAAACCACCGGCTACTATATTTACGGTTGTTGCCGGAAAATTTAGTCTTAAGCATTTTGTAAATAGATAAGGAACGAGATAACCTGCACCTATCCCGGCAAGTAGTCCACCAATTATTCCCCCGTCTACCGAAAGCAGACCGGCTACAATACCCGCTACGATTGATACTTCGTCTAAGTCCGCAATTTGTCTTGCAGCCACAACAGCTACAACAACTGGTAAGGCACCGATTAAAAGATCAAAAACACCACCGAGCGCCTCGAGTCCAGGGATTTTACTTAATGCCAAGACAATGGCAAGAGCTATAAAAGCCGGGAGTGAGGAGGTCATGATGCCTCGTAAATTTACTTTTTTCACTTTCGAACGGCCGTCTGACTCAGTGGTGTTAAGCCTTGGTCGATATTTGATGCCCCAATGCTTAGACAGCGCGGTCATAAACCCGATAGCACGTGTTTTGTTTGACGTTCCGGTTGTTCCAGATTGAGCAATAATCGCAGCACCCATTGAACCAATCTCTGCCATGGATGTACCACCTGTTCCAACAACGGGGATCTTTGCTTTTGCCGCGGCGTCCACCGTTTTTTGATTTGCTCCATTTGGGTCGGCACTCATAGCAATGAGTCCATCAATTTCTCCGGCTGCAATCAAGTCTGCATGCAACTGATCTAGCTGAGCGGCTTCGCGATTCACTTCTTCTAATGACCCTGAATAGATTTGCTCTAACTCTTGTGATTGCTCATTCCACCCGAATAGCGTTGCTCTTGAGGTTAGTTTGACTGAATCCATTGATTGCTCTGTTGCGATAAATTGAATGCCTTTAATTTCTATATTCGCTGCAACAGCCTGGATGGCTAGCTCCCGAATTAAACGATCAGGCTGACTGCCTCCAAGACTATATAGATTTCCTCCACTACTAGCAATGATGACTACTCGTTTCATTTACATTCGCTCCGTCCTTCTTGGTGTAAACATTTTATCACTCTAATAGTTTAACAGAGTAAAGGATTACTTGAAAAGGACTTAGTGAAAAATTCCTACTGGCATTTTTGAACAGCACTCAAAGAAATAATAGTGCCCATTTTTTGAGCTACTGCATATGATAAGAAACAACATATAGGTATTAGGAGGGGTCGAAATGAGGGAATTTATCCTCCTTCGCATAAGTGTGTTTGTATTTCTAGGGCTGTTAGCGTTTGTTCAAGTGAAACAATATCTTTCTCCGGTTGCCATAATTATCGTGTTATTTGCTAGCTCAGCTACCTACTTCTTAATCTGTTACTACCTAGCTATGAAAAGAATTCCACCTTCTTAATGACTCAACTGGATTTCTTACATAGCCTTAGAAAGGATGATTTATAGTGGGATTCAAAATTCCTGTTGAATCAGGCGTTGGTCTGTACGTTGAGGATATTGGACCAAGTGATGGCCAACCGATTCTTTTTATTCACGGTTGGCCACTTAATCATGAGTGCTTTGAATATCAATACAATCAACTCCCTAAGCTAGGTTATCGCTGTATCGGAGTAGACCTGCGAGGTTTTGGTAAGTCTGATAAGCCATGGTTTGGTTACACCTACGATCAGCTTTCAGACGACATTCGTGTGGTTATTGATACATTAGGACTAAACAATGTTACTCTAGCTGGTCATTCAATGGGTGGAGCCATCGCAATCCGTTATATGGCAAGACATCAAGAGCATCACATTGCACGTTTAGCTTTACTCGCTGCTGCTGCACCAAGTTTCACAAAAGGACCTAATTATCCATACGGCATGACTAAGGCCGAAGTGGATGATCTCATTCAGCAAACGTATACGGATCGTCCAGCTTTATTAGGAACATTTGCTGATTTATTTTTTGAAAAACCCATTTCAGACCCATTTAAACAATGGTTTATTAATATTGGTTTAACTGCCGCTGGTTACTCTACTGCCTATACGGCTGTTTCTTTGCGAGACGAGAAATTGTGGGAAGACCTTGCAAGCATACAGGTTCCCACAGGGATTTTTCACGGAAAGCAGGATAAAGTTTGTCCTTTTGAATTTGGAGAGATTTTACATGCTATGATTTACAGTTCCTCGTTCTATGTATATGAAGATAGCGGTCATGGCTTGTTTTATTGTGATCAGGATCAATTCAATTATGATCTATCTTCTTTTATTGAAAAAAGCTAAAAAATATCTTGACATTATTGCGCGAGCTCATTAAAGTTTCATTAGGGAAACTTTTTAATGCGAGGGCATATTTTTTAGTTGAGGTTATAAAAGGAGGATTTTTGATGAAAAGATATTACACAGTAACAGGCGGCGCCCTACTGAGCTCAGTCTTACTTCTTGGCGCTTGCGAGTCTAATAACAAACCCACAGCTACGACAGACACAGACGATACCATTAATGTTGTTGCAACGATTGCACAGATTGCAGACCCACTTGAGGTTATTGGAGGAGAACATATTTCTGTAAAGGCTCTGATGGGGCCAGGGGTTGATCCCCATTTGTATGAAGCAACTCAAAGTGATATAGGTATGCTCCAAGAAGCAGATCTCATCTTTTATAGCGGATTACACTTAGAAGCGAATATGATGGATGTCTTCTCAAACACGAGTGTTCCTGCACTAGCCGTTGCTGAAGCGATCCCATCTGCTGACCTATTAGAGGACGAGGAAGAAGAAGGGGCTATTGATCCTCACGTCTGGTTTGATCCCGAATTATGGACCATCGCACTTGATGCAGCTGTTGAAGAATTAAAATCTTATGCACCAGAGCACGCTGATGAGTTTGAACAGAACAAAGTGGCCTACTTTGCTGAATTAGAAACTCTTCACCAAGAATCAAAAGACACATTAGCAACCATTCCTGCTGAGCAAAGGGTTTTGGTTACCGCACATGATGCCTTTCAATATTTCGGTAGAGCGAATGATTTAGAGGTTGTTGCGTTGCAAGGATTAAGTACAGAATCTGAAATTGGCTTATCCGATGTCCAATCGACCATTGATATCATTATCGAGAAAGAAGTCCCGGCTGTTTTTATTGAAACAAGTATCAATGACAGCTCGATTCGGTCTGTCATTGACGGAGCTTCAAATGCCGGAGTAGAGGTTGAACTAGGTGGAGAGCTATATTCCGATGCAATGGGAGAAGCAGGTACAGAGACCGGCACGTATATTGGCATGTATCAGCATAATGTATCGACTATTCTAGAAGCTCTATCCGCTGAATAGAACAAAGCACACCAGCAATTGGTGTGCTTTGTTCAACGTTATACAACAATTCTTGCTATGATAAGAAGAAGAAATATAATATACCCAGCTAATGTAATCCATGAAATGACCTTCGTTGCTACGATTAAGCCACGTTGTTCTTGTGACGTTACTTTTGAAATCATCACTAAAGCAATGATCGCTAAAATGATTCCGATAAATGGAGCAAAAAAACCAATGATGGCTACTACTAAAGCTCCTATTGCTGAATTTTGTTGAGTTGTCGTTTCAGTCATTTACAAAACTCCTCTTTTCTTTTTTAATCCGTAATCATAAACACAGACAATACACCGGCAAACATTAAGAAGATGTACAACAATTGTAAACCAATCGAGATCCAAGCAATAATCTTTGTTGCTGTCTTTAATCCACTTTGCTCTGGAGCGCTTACTTTTGCAATCATCACTAAACCAATGATGGCTGTCACGATACCTAGTATTGGAATGAACAAACCTAAAATCGCTAAAATGATTGCACCTACCGCTGTTCCTTGCTGGTTTGTTGTGGATTGAATTGTCATTTTGTTTCCTCCTCAATTTATACTTTTCAAATCATAAAAAAGCTTAGAACTCCAAGCAATAATCTGCCGTTTGAGTTGTCATTTAAATCTCCTCTACTGTTACTGTTTCAACAAACATGTAGTAACTAAGAAACCCACCTACTATTAGTACGGTATACACAAGCTGCAAAACGATCGAGATCCAAGCAATAACCTTTGTGGCTGTCTTTAATCCACTTTGCTCTGGAGCAGTTACTTTTGCAATCATCACTAATCCAATGATAGCCGTAACAATACCTAATACGGGAATGAACAGACCTAAAATCGCTAAGATCAATGCACCTACTGCTGTGCCTTGCTGGTTTGTTGTGGATTGAGTTGTCATTGGGGTCCCTCCTCTTTTAATTGTTGAATACGGTGGACCTGACCTTCTGTTGTTTCATCAATGACCCGGTATTCAGAGCGCCCCATATACGTTGGAATGCTTAACTTAGAAAGATTAGGAAGTCCATTTTCCATGAACAGACTCTCATCCTTGTACGTGAGTAGAACTTCGCCTACAATCCATTCATGATCGCCGTAAGCCGTGATATCTACAACCTTGCATTCATAAGCAAAGTAGGCATCCAAAAGTATCGGTACATCTACTTTTATTCCTTGTTCATATGGAATATTCAGTGCTTGAAACTTATCTGTAGTAGATCCACTGTATGTGCCAGCTGCTTGAATCCAATTGGATCGGTTGCCTGGAAGGAACTGAACACCAAACACACCACTTTCTTTAATAAGCTTATAGGAGTGTGTTTCTTTCCTTAATGAAATTCCATAATGTCCTGGATCTTGACCGATGTATGTATGCCAGCCTGCTGCCATAATGTTGCTCTGATTGTTATGCGTCGAGGTCACCATTGCAACCATACCCGGATACGTATGCCAACCAGGATTTTTTGTTGGTTTTCTCACATTCTCACCTCCCATCTTCCACTTATATGGTTATTTTTCATATACCCCATATCCAAACATTTACACACTAACCAATAAAATAAACTTCACTTTCATTATAAAGTAAAGATTTGTAGATTATTATCTATTCCGAAAAAAATGTCTAGTTGCCCTTTTCTCCATTTCCAGTAAAGGTCAAATCGATCTGCAACACTTCTGAACGGCTGCCTATGCGAATGGGTGGACCCCAGGAGCCATAACCAGAGGAAACAAGGGCATGCATTTTGCCTTTTTGTTTATAACCATAATCAAGCTCAAACAAACGGGAAGTAATCCAATGATTTGGCGCCATTTGCCCACGGTGTGTATGACCAGATAACATCAAATCAGCGCCTGCCTCTTCCGCTTTATCAAGGTGATACGGTTGGTGATCCAAAAGCAGAATTGGTTTCTTGTGATTTAGCGTTTCTAGAAGATCCGTTACGCTTTTACGTCCCCCATACTGAGATGCTTCCGCTGTTTTATCTTTACGTCCTACGACATAAAAGGATTCATTTATTTCAATTGCTTCATCTTGGAGCATCTTGATTCCAGCTTCTTCAACAAGCTGAATAAATTCCTCAACTGCACCACCATAATATTCATGATTTCCCAATACTGCATACACACCGAGTGGCGCTTGTAAGGATTTTAGTGTTTCATTCATTTGATTTCGTTTAAATGGTTCAATGTCTCCGTCTAATAAATCTCCAGGAATTAAGATCATATCTGGTTTTACATCCTTAGATATTTTGCTTAACTTTTTTAGAAATCGATTGCCTTTAATATTCCCAAGGTGGATATCAGATGCAACCAAAATGCGGAGCTTCTTTCGCTCACCGGCATCTTTATTAATTGTAAGTGAATGTTGCCTAACAACCGTACTCCAGTTATTTCGTGATCCCCATAGTAAAAGCAGCGCAAAGACTATTAAAACAACTGTACCAATAACCGTAGTATGTGAGCGAACACTCCATCCTGCTAAGCTTGCGATCCATAACCCCAAATCAAGAATTGGCAGAAATAAAATCGCATACTGAAGAATCGCAAAATAAAATGAACCAATCACTTTTAAAAAGCGACCAAGTGGACCCTTTATTACGAGTGCGAGAATGTAACCAAACACCGTCACTGCGAAACTCGTCCAATAAATGCTTAGTCCCATCACACCTGTTACTCCTAATGATTTCAACCATACTGCTCCATGCCAGCCAATGTAAAAATTCAGTCCTCCGTATAAAAGCAGAGCCAGAACCACTCCAAGAATTCTATTTACTAATTTCAATGTATATTGACCCCTTTTCTTCTCAATTCATCTATTCATTTAGTTTACATGAAGAATGGAAAAAACAGCTAATGGGAGCTCCATAAGCTGTTTTTTTGACCCTATAACATGACACCATCTTTGAAAATAGCTATCTCTCTAAATCCATTCTTCTCATTATTAGTACGCTTCTCTCCAGAGGCTACATCTAACAGATAATGAAAGAACTCATCTCGTGTATCTTCCATACTCTTACCTTCTACAAGTACACCTGCGTTGTAATCAATCCAGTTTTTCTTTTTATTATATAGGGTTGAGTTCGTTGAAATTTTAACAGTCGGTACCGGTCCACCAAAAGGAGTCCCTCGTCCGGTTGTGAAGAGCACAATATGGGCTCCCGCAGCAGCTAACGCGGTAACCGAAACAAGATCATTTCCTGGTCCTTGTACTAGATTTAATCCTGTTTCTGATACCTTCTCACCATAATCTAACACATCGACAATTGTTGCAAAGCCGCCTTTTTGAACACAACCAAGTGATTTTTCTTCTAGGGTAGTAATTCCACCCTGCTTGTTGCCTGGTGAAGGGTTCTCATAGACGGGCTGTTCATGTCGGATAAAATACTCTTTGAAATCATTGATCAGATCAACCATTTGATCAAAAACCACACGATCTTTGGCACGATCCATTAAGATGGTTTCTGCTCCAAACATCTCAGGAACCTCTGTTAATATCGTTGTCCCTCCGTTACTAATCAAAAGGTCTGAGAATGCCCCAACCATCGGATTAGCCGTTATGCCTGATAAACCATCTGATCCCCCACATTTTAAGCCTACCTTCAGCTTAGAAATAGGAACCGGCTGTTGTTCAAAACTAGTTGCATAGTCTACTAGTTCATCCAATAACGCTAATCCCTCTTCCAGCTCATCTTCTGATTCTTGGGCTGCCAAAAACCGAATACGCTCTGGATCAAAATTAGGCATCGCTTGTTTAAAGGATTCAATAAAATTATTCTCACAGCCTAAACCAAGCACTAGAACTCCAGCTGCATTTGGGTGCTCTACAAGTCTAGCCAAAAGTTTTTGTGTGTTTTCCAGGTCGTCACCTAACTGCGAACAGCCAAACGGGTGCGGAAAATGATGCACACCATCAAATTCACGATCGCCGTTTGTGTTGTTCGCGAGCCTTGCTAAGCTTTCAGCTACCTTATTAATACAGCCAACTGTATTAATAATCCAAACCTCGTTTCTAATCCCCACCTCCCCATTTTTCCGTACATATCCTTGGAAGGTGTGCTCAGAAGCATGAATGTCTACGTTTGTTTCGTTAATTTCCTGATAATCATACTCTAACGCTCCTGATAGATTTGTCTTGACGTTATCAGTGTGAACCCAAGAACCACGTTTGATCTCCTTAGTGGCATGTCCAATAGGAAAACCATACTTGATAATATCTTCTCCCGGCGAGAGATCATGTACAGCAATCTTGTGACCAGATGGAATATCCTCTAACAGTTCAAATTCACGATCCTTATATGCAATGGCTGTACCTTTTGCTAGGTCCTTTAAAGTAATCAAAACAGAATCCTGTTCATGGACTTGTGTGAATTCTTTTTGCATAAGCTCCTCCTATTAAAGAATTGATGGTAGCCATAATGAAATAGCTGGAACAAAAGCTATAAGTAAAATTGCAACTATCAACGCTAACCAAAAAGGCCAGACTTCTTTGATAAATGCTTCAATTTTAACTTTTGTAATGGCAGCAGTGGTAAACATAATCGTTCCAACTGGTGGTGTGATCGTTCCGACACTTAGACATAGAATGAAGAATATTCCAAAATGAACAGGATCAATACCAAACGAATTGACCATCGGTAGGAGAATAGGAGTTAAAATAATGAGTAACACATTTCCTTCAATTAACGTACCAACAGCAATAAGGAAAACCATTACAATAACTAAGAAAAGGACTGGGCTTCCTACAAAGCTTGTTACTTTTTCTGTTAAGAATTGTGGAATTTGTTCTAGTGTCAGAATCCAGCCAAAAGCTGTTCCTGCAGCAATAATAACCATAATTGTTGCTGTGAGATTAACAGACTCTTTAATAGCGGCGTATAAATCTCGACCCGTCATTTTTCTAT
The nucleotide sequence above comes from Alkalicoccobacillus plakortidis. Encoded proteins:
- a CDS encoding metallophosphoesterase codes for the protein MKLVNRILGVVLALLLYGGLNFYIGWHGAVWLKSLGVTGVMGLSIYWTSFAVTVFGYILALVIKGPLGRFLKVIGSFYFAILQYAILFLPILDLGLWIASLAGWSVRSHTTVIGTVVLIVFALLLLWGSRNNWSTVVRQHSLTINKDAGERKKLRILVASDIHLGNIKGNRFLKKLSKISKDVKPDMILIPGDLLDGDIEPFKRNQMNETLKSLQAPLGVYAVLGNHEYYGGAVEEFIQLVEEAGIKMLQDEAIEINESFYVVGRKDKTAEASQYGGRKSVTDLLETLNHKKPILLLDHQPYHLDKAEEAGADLMLSGHTHRGQMAPNHWITSRLFELDYGYKQKGKMHALVSSGYGSWGPPIRIGSRSEVLQIDLTFTGNGEKGN
- a CDS encoding alpha/beta fold hydrolase, which translates into the protein MGFKIPVESGVGLYVEDIGPSDGQPILFIHGWPLNHECFEYQYNQLPKLGYRCIGVDLRGFGKSDKPWFGYTYDQLSDDIRVVIDTLGLNNVTLAGHSMGGAIAIRYMARHQEHHIARLALLAAAAPSFTKGPNYPYGMTKAEVDDLIQQTYTDRPALLGTFADLFFEKPISDPFKQWFINIGLTAAGYSTAYTAVSLRDEKLWEDLASIQVPTGIFHGKQDKVCPFEFGEILHAMIYSSSFYVYEDSGHGLFYCDQDQFNYDLSSFIEKS
- a CDS encoding PTS sugar transporter, which encodes MKRVVIIASSGGNLYSLGGSQPDRLIRELAIQAVAANIEIKGIQFIATEQSMDSVKLTSRATLFGWNEQSQELEQIYSGSLEEVNREAAQLDQLHADLIAAGEIDGLIAMSADPNGANQKTVDAAAKAKIPVVGTGGTSMAEIGSMGAAIIAQSGTTGTSNKTRAIGFMTALSKHWGIKYRPRLNTTESDGRSKVKKVNLRGIMTSSLPAFIALAIVLALSKIPGLEALGGVFDLLIGALPVVVAVVAARQIADLDEVSIVAGIVAGLLSVDGGIIGGLLAGIGAGYLVPYLFTKCLRLNFPATTVNIVAGGFGGLIPGLVVFFVLGPIALQVGDWIRLAIDTTISFNPILAGIVAGLLIWPAIIGGIYHAAILPIVLLEMENTGNSFLGAIDMVGLVMVAAGINLANIIFPRRRGEAAAAGPSFGINMIFGTFVESAYPFMFASRLVFIGALISAGIGGAVVGIFNLRGTAYVPSFAAPGLSDHVAGFILAMLASLVSAFVFTVVANKMSKST
- a CDS encoding metal ABC transporter solute-binding protein, Zn/Mn family; amino-acid sequence: MKRYYTVTGGALLSSVLLLGACESNNKPTATTDTDDTINVVATIAQIADPLEVIGGEHISVKALMGPGVDPHLYEATQSDIGMLQEADLIFYSGLHLEANMMDVFSNTSVPALAVAEAIPSADLLEDEEEEGAIDPHVWFDPELWTIALDAAVEELKSYAPEHADEFEQNKVAYFAELETLHQESKDTLATIPAEQRVLVTAHDAFQYFGRANDLEVVALQGLSTESEIGLSDVQSTIDIIIEKEVPAVFIETSINDSSIRSVIDGASNAGVEVELGGELYSDAMGEAGTETGTYIGMYQHNVSTILEALSAE
- a CDS encoding UxaA family hydrolase, which produces MQKEFTQVHEQDSVLITLKDLAKGTAIAYKDREFELLEDIPSGHKIAVHDLSPGEDIIKYGFPIGHATKEIKRGSWVHTDNVKTNLSGALEYDYQEINETNVDIHASEHTFQGYVRKNGEVGIRNEVWIINTVGCINKVAESLARLANNTNGDREFDGVHHFPHPFGCSQLGDDLENTQKLLARLVEHPNAAGVLVLGLGCENNFIESFKQAMPNFDPERIRFLAAQESEDELEEGLALLDELVDYATSFEQQPVPISKLKVGLKCGGSDGLSGITANPMVGAFSDLLISNGGTTILTEVPEMFGAETILMDRAKDRVVFDQMVDLINDFKEYFIRHEQPVYENPSPGNKQGGITTLEEKSLGCVQKGGFATIVDVLDYGEKVSETGLNLVQGPGNDLVSVTALAAAGAHIVLFTTGRGTPFGGPVPTVKISTNSTLYNKKKNWIDYNAGVLVEGKSMEDTRDEFFHYLLDVASGEKRTNNEKNGFREIAIFKDGVML
- a CDS encoding TRAP transporter large permease subunit, with product MGCLAQQKLGAIAVIYALLLGFLIYRKMTGRDLYAAIKESVNLTATIMVIIAAGTAFGWILTLEQIPQFLTEKVTSFVGSPVLFLVIVMVFLIAVGTLIEGNVLLIILTPILLPMVNSFGIDPVHFGIFFILCLSVGTITPPVGTIMFTTAAITKVKIEAFIKEVWPFWLALIVAILLIAFVPAISLWLPSIL
- a CDS encoding flavin reductase family protein yields the protein MRKPTKNPGWHTYPGMVAMVTSTHNNQSNIMAAGWHTYIGQDPGHYGISLRKETHSYKLIKESGVFGVQFLPGNRSNWIQAAGTYSGSTTDKFQALNIPYEQGIKVDVPILLDAYFAYECKVVDITAYGDHEWIVGEVLLTYKDESLFMENGLPNLSKLSIPTYMGRSEYRVIDETTEGQVHRIQQLKEEGPQ